AAGGGGGGCGAGAAAGATAATGGCGAAGGGAACAGTAAAGTGGTTCAGTAACCAAAAAGGTTATGGTTTTATAACCACAGAAGATGGAAAAGACGTGTTTGTTCATCATACTTCCATCCTGGGAGAAGGTTATAAAAGTCTCAAAGAAGGACAGTCCGTCGAATTTGAAATAGGCCAGGGGCCTAAGGGCGAACACGCTACAAACGTAAAGCCTATGTAAGTATAGACGTGGCTAAGTGACGATATCTATCTTAAGGATATCGCGTCTTTCTCAATAGTATCGGTAGAGAAGAAGGTTACCTCTCATCCGATTTCTCACCTTTAACTTAATCTGTTTGATTCTATTGCAGGTTGAGGTCTTTTTGCTTCTATAATCCGTTTAAATAACAATACCTTGAGGCATATTCAAAAAATAAAACGGGGCACCTTTTTTTTAAGATACCCCGTTTTCTACTATAAAATTATTGGTTTATCTCCAGGGAGACCTGTCTCTTGCCCCGTCTTTCGCTATTTCAGCTTGACGTAATTGGCTAAGATCTGCCTTATAAACTTCCTTTGTCTTCTTAACGTTTTTCCTTGCATCCCATACTGCCTTCACCGCTTCCTGTTTCTCCGCCTTTCCAATGGTCCTGAGCGATTTAATTTGCGCGTCGCTAAGGCTCTTTTTGGCGGCTATATAGGCACCTCTAGCCTGATTGAATTTGGCTTTTGCCATATCAACGGCTTTATTGAGGTCTTTATCAGCGGTGTATCCTGCGGTTATCAATGTGCTTACAAAAAATAACGCCATTAAGAATATGCCGATTTTCTTCATCCTGTTCCCTCCCCTCTCTTTTAAAATAATTATACCCTACGGTCTCGCTATTTGCAAGAAATTTATAGTATATTAGCCGCAAGGGACGCGAGCGCGCTTCGTTCATTCTTGGTCAAAGTCATATGGCCAAACGCCGCCTGCCCTTTCATCCTGTCAACGCAATATGTAAGACCGTTGGAATTTGAATCCAGATATGGATTGTCTATCTGATACGGATCGCCGGTCAGCACCACTTTTGTGCCTGCGCCGGCCCTGCTGATTACAGTCTTTATCTCATGAGGCGTCATATTTTGCGCTTCATCTATTATTATAAACTGATTGGGTATACTGCGGCCCCTCATGTAGGTCAGCGCTTCCAGTTGTATTACTCCGCTCTCCATCAGGTTGTTCAGGCTCTTTTCGTTGGTCCGCCGCTGCATCTTTTTAACGTTTGCGCCGCTTAATATAAATTCCAGATTATCAAATATCGGCTCCATCCAATTTTCCAGTTTTTCCTCCTTGGTGCCGGGTAGATATCCGATATCCCGCCCCAATGGTACGACGGGCCTTGATATCAGTAATTTGGTATACGTCCTGTCATCTATCACTTTCTTCAGCCCTACCGCCAAAGCCAAAAGCGTCTTGCCGGTACCGGCCCTTCCTACGAGCGTTACCAATGTAATGTCGTTATTCAACAATATCTCCTGGGCCATTGTCTGCTCTTTGTTCCGCGGCTTTACTCCATCCAGAGATATCTGGCTGTATATAAGCGGCATAAGGGCATTTGTCTCTTTTTTATAACGCGCCAGCGCCGTCTTTTTGGCGCCGGTGGTACTCTTAAGGAATATAAACTCGTTAGGAAAGAAATCGTTCTTGCCGGCATCCGGCACTTTTCCGCTATAAAATTCTTCTACCTTTTCATTATCAACCAATATCTCCCGCCACCCCGTATATAAGCTATTAAGGTCGACTTTCTGCTTCTCAAAGTCCATGGCATTTAGCCCTATCGCATCGGCCTTAACGCGCGAATTGATATCCTTGGAGACAAATACGACCTCTTTACCTTCATGCTGAAGTATGTAAGCCGTTATAAGTATCTTGTTATCCTTTGTGTCCGGCACAAGGCCGATAAGACTGGCCTTGTCAAAGTCTATTTTGGGAGGTATTACCAACACGCCGCCTTCCTTAAGCTTAACACCGTGGCCCAGGTTTCCCCTGCCCCTAAGGTTGTCCAAGGCTCTTATGGCAAGACGCGCGTTTCTGCCTTTTTCGTCGGTGTCTTTTTTAAATTCGTCCAGCTCCTCTATTACCTCGATCGGCAGCACTACAACATTATCCTCGAAAGAAAAAAGCGCGTCAGGATTATGCAGCAATACATTTGTATCTAAAACAAATACTTTTTCCATTTATGCCCCTTCATTATTGGTGTTTTGTGTGGTTATAATCTGACAAAAATTGGCCTACCTTTTTATTGTGATACATTTCCCTGTCGGCTTCTTCTATCCAGTGCGCTTCGTTTTTCATCGAATCTTTTATCTCCGAAAGGCCGATAGTCAGCGAGATCTCCCCGTATGTTTCTTTCTTTAGCCGGCTTTGCAGGCGATGGGCAAGCGTCTCCGCCGATTTTTTGTCCGAAAATTCCATCAATACCGCAAACTCGTCGCCGCCTATCCTGAATGGCCAGTCGACAAATTTTCTCGTGCTCCGCAGCAGTATATCGCCCATTAATTCCAGGATTCTATTGCCCTCCATATGGCCGTGAGTGTCATTATATTTTTTAAAGCCGTCCAGGTCCATAAATAAAAGCGTAGATTTTATCTTCGTGCGCTTGCTCGCTATAAAAACCCATTTTATCTTTTCAGAAAAAACGCGCATATTATAGACGCCTGTAAGATGATCTGTTACAAGAAGGTTTTCAACGTCTTTATAATGTTCGTATATAAGAAACATCACGAGGGCCCCCAGGAGCAATGCTATACAGGAGGCTGTAATTTCGTTCAGGAATTGAAGAGGTGTATTCGGCCAATGCCCTGTTTCGGCGTAGTCCGAAAGCCAGGGTACGATCGCCAATATAATAATCACTATAGCAGTAAAAGAAAGGATGTGCGCGATCTTCGACATATGTGGCTCTTTTCTTTTTTTTCGTTAACCGCCGTCCATCGGAAGATATTCAAACCAGTCAAAATAAGCCGGTGATTTGCTTTTTTTACCGTTACCGGTTGCGTACATGGCGAAAAATACGCCTGTCCAGCCTCCCGCTACTTCACTTGAAAGATACCTTGTCTCGCCCTCGGCCAATACTGAATTGCCGGAATCTTTATGTAAATAAAAGAATTGATACAAATCCTTGTTCGCGGACAAACCAAGCGTTACGGCCCCTTCACCAATCTTTTCGGATGCCACAATGGCTGAAAGCCCGCCGATTCTTTTGCGTACGATGACCCGCCGCTCCTTCGCAAGCCGTGTCACGGCTATTTCGTAGTGATGGCGCTCGTTCATGAAGACGGTAAGGCCGGCTTCTTCATTTTCGTTCTCGGGAGAGAAAGAGAGACTCGCCTGCACGCGGCAGTTAAAATGCCTTTGCCTGCGCCCGATAAAAGCCGGTGAATCAAAATCGTCAAGCGTGACGGCAGAACCTGTAAGTCTGATAAATCCGGGACGTTCACTCAAAGGCCAGTCTTCCTCTTTCGGATTTCTCAAGAAATTCCAATCAATGCCAAGAGATTTGCTGTCAAAATCGTCGCGTGTTTCAATACTTTTCTGTGGATCGAGCGGCAGACAATCGGTTTCCATCTCCAAATAGACGCGGCCGTTATCGCCAACTACGGGCCACCCGTCTTTGTCCCACTTTACCGGCGCAAGGTATACTTCTCTACCTATATGATGACACGGCGGATGGCCATTAGTCCTCACTCCTAAAAATACCATCCACCATGTCCCGTTATGGGCCTCTACCAAATCTCCG
The sequence above is drawn from the Candidatus Omnitrophota bacterium genome and encodes:
- a CDS encoding cold-shock protein, whose protein sequence is MAKGTVKWFSNQKGYGFITTEDGKDVFVHHTSILGEGYKSLKEGQSVEFEIGQGPKGEHATNVKPM
- a CDS encoding PhoH family protein, which encodes MEKVFVLDTNVLLHNPDALFSFEDNVVVLPIEVIEELDEFKKDTDEKGRNARLAIRALDNLRGRGNLGHGVKLKEGGVLVIPPKIDFDKASLIGLVPDTKDNKILITAYILQHEGKEVVFVSKDINSRVKADAIGLNAMDFEKQKVDLNSLYTGWREILVDNEKVEEFYSGKVPDAGKNDFFPNEFIFLKSTTGAKKTALARYKKETNALMPLIYSQISLDGVKPRNKEQTMAQEILLNNDITLVTLVGRAGTGKTLLALAVGLKKVIDDRTYTKLLISRPVVPLGRDIGYLPGTKEEKLENWMEPIFDNLEFILSGANVKKMQRRTNEKSLNNLMESGVIQLEALTYMRGRSIPNQFIIIDEAQNMTPHEIKTVISRAGAGTKVVLTGDPYQIDNPYLDSNSNGLTYCVDRMKGQAAFGHMTLTKNERSALASLAANIL
- a CDS encoding glycoside hydrolase family 43 protein, whose product is MKYKNPVISGFYPDPSVCRVGEDYYLVTSSFEYFPGVPIFHSKDLINWRQIGYCLTRKSQLPLEKARSSSGIFAPTIRHHNGTFYMVTTNANGWRNFFVYSKDPAGDWSEPVWLDQGGIDPSLFFDDDGSVYFASTGVNCIVQSTIDIKTGKQLIDTQEIWRGTSGSYPEGPHLYKINGTYYLMIAEGGTEFGHMETIARSKSPWGPFESCLRNPILTHRSSVEPIQCTGHGDLVEAHNGTWWMVFLGVRTNGHPPCHHIGREVYLAPVKWDKDGWPVVGDNGRVYLEMETDCLPLDPQKSIETRDDFDSKSLGIDWNFLRNPKEEDWPLSERPGFIRLTGSAVTLDDFDSPAFIGRRQRHFNCRVQASLSFSPENENEEAGLTVFMNERHHYEIAVTRLAKERRVIVRKRIGGLSAIVASEKIGEGAVTLGLSANKDLYQFFYLHKDSGNSVLAEGETRYLSSEVAGGWTGVFFAMYATGNGKKSKSPAYFDWFEYLPMDGG
- a CDS encoding GGDEF domain-containing protein, with protein sequence MSKIAHILSFTAIVIIILAIVPWLSDYAETGHWPNTPLQFLNEITASCIALLLGALVMFLIYEHYKDVENLLVTDHLTGVYNMRVFSEKIKWVFIASKRTKIKSTLLFMDLDGFKKYNDTHGHMEGNRILELMGDILLRSTRKFVDWPFRIGGDEFAVLMEFSDKKSAETLAHRLQSRLKKETYGEISLTIGLSEIKDSMKNEAHWIEEADREMYHNKKVGQFLSDYNHTKHQ